A window of Pseudochaenichthys georgianus chromosome 11, fPseGeo1.2, whole genome shotgun sequence genomic DNA:
CACCGTTCCCCCTCAGGGTTTCCGCTAACACTCATTCTCATTGATTCATCTGCAGATTATAACATTTAGATTCATCAAGTCATCGTTTCCCTATAAAATATCAGAAAATAGAGAAAACTattgtttttctcaaaatccaaGCTGATGTCTTCAAATGTCTGAAAGTGTTCAGTTTACTTTGATGTACGACAGAGAAATGCAGGAAATCTCCAGATTTGAGAGGCTAAAACTGTCATTTCTGAAATGGTTGCATTTGAAATGACTCAATTGATCAATGATTATTAAAATAGATGGCAATCATTTTTCTGTCAATTGACTAAAAGTTGCACCTATAACCAAAATGATCTCCACTTAAGATAGTTCTCCACTGATGCATCATGCACTCGTACAACATTGACCGAGGAgttcgattttttttttctgaagcaGTAAAACCAGagatattgtctttcttttaccACATATTCAAAACCTGGTGCCTTTATTACCAATTATGCAACATGACCGCTGCCAGTTAGTTCAGACTCGGGTGTTCATTGAACACTGTGATGTGCTTAATTGGTGAGCTCTCCTTTAGGCTTTACGGCTGGATAAATCTTATCAGAGACTGTCACACTATATACTGTATTCTACCCTCTTTAGATGCAATATATAATCAATTACAATTAAATGCAACAGCTCTGCCATGAACTCTTCCTTTTACAAAGTTAATAATGTTGAGTTTGTATGACCTTCTGCAGTCAAGTAAAACAACACCGCTAACTATGACTTCAGGAATTAAAAATATCATTAAATTAACATCTCTATAAAAATATAACATTATGGGTATAATAAAGGTAGACTGTCAGAACAGTTGCATTGGATCACATAAGACGGTTTTGCATCACCTTGTAGTAGTACAAGCTCTTCATTGAATCTTTAGGGTGGTTATATAATATTTATTAATTTATATTTTTCTATGTCTTCATTTTAGACATCTTTCCCCAAATGTAGCCTGACACTTTTCAGATCTTTGCAAACTGCGGTTTGTTTGCAGGACTTTAAATACACTACCTGTGGTTTGAGTATTGCTTGGCGGCGCATGAGGTTAACCCTCTGCAGCCCAACAGGCACATTTGCATGTTCTAGTGAAGATCTCCAGGTGTCTAATAATAACTCTTGTCATGTATAATTACGGTGTAATATGTGTGAAATGATGCACACCAACAACCTTCTGCAATATTAATGATGCAGCTGTGGAAATAACATCCTGGGCTTTAATATTTGGCTCAGTGTGCGGTGTGGTGTGATATCAGTAGGCGAAAGAGCTTAATTGAAGCATTGTGACAAGCAAATGGAGAATTTCATTTCATCTCACTGTGAAAATATGTATCACATTTGATCGTCTTTTGCCAGTTGCACCTACACCATGAAGTAATCTGTAGCTTGAAGAATAGCTCTGCTCAAAACCCAGAagtatgcattattattattattaatattatgaaTGAATGAAATATGTAGTGCAATAGCAAGATGTTGAATGTTCCTAATATATGGCCAGAACTGCACTCAAAATTAACCAGGAACACAAACTTCAATCTTAAAATCAAAGCAATTAACCTTTTTCTATATTATCTGGCATTTAATAGACTAAACAAATAATCAATTCAGAACAAAATGGCAGATTCATTAATACATTCAACATTTTGTTGCTTTCTGGGGGCTGAAAAGTTCCACAGTGCACTTCTTGGTGAACCTCAACTTATTTTTGGCAGACAAACTTCCCTGTTGGCTTTTGTGACGGAGAAGAGATGATGTTGATGTTTTTCTTATTGATGACAGATGGAGATAAACCGGGTCTACTCCACCCGACACTCCATCCGCTACAGCAGCAGGGGTCGAGGACTCAGCCTACCTCTGTTACCGGGGGTAGAGGTCGTTGACAACGGCCTGCTTCCACCTCCTCCCAAGAAGAAAACCAGAACTCTCTACAGTACCGGTAACCAAACTGTCTTTCTGTCCAGGTGTGTTCagatttggttatgcaaacacttcatttgtgtgtgtgtgtgtagatcagTTAGAGCATTTAGAGGCCTTATTCCAGGAGGACCACTATCCCGACGCAGAGAAGAGGAAAGTCATCGCCGCCTCAGTTGGTGTCACGCCTCAAAGAATTATGGTTAGAAGTTTTCCTGACTCTTTTACATTTCTTATTTGGTGATTTACCTCCTCTCAGAGTGAATCATTGTCGAACTAGGAATTAAGTTAGGTGCACCTCTTTTGGTTGAAACCTAAGTTCTTGGTGTCAATCAACAAAAGAACGGGTGCAATTATCCCTTTTATTTGCCCTTAAATGAGTTCTCCAATAATTGAGGATTCAGGGAAAAGTTTTCCTTCCTGCCTCAAAGCGACTGCCTTCTTTCACCTCCCCATCGTTCCTTGTCTCGTCACCATCCTCAGACCTTTTCACTGATCAATGTTATTGTCTTGTCTGCATGACGCTGTGAACCAGGTCTGGTTTCAGAACCGCAGAGCTAAGTGGAGGAAAGTGGAGCGCTCCATCACAGCGAGgggtgaacacagacagagccgagctggcagcagcagcagccccctGCATCACCCAATCAATCCCAGCCTGGAACCCAACAGGTACTACACTATATCGCTCTGTGTTGGTAGTTTTTCTTGTTCTCAAATGGTCCAAGCTACTTTTGATTAGTCGTTATTTTGTATATGATTGATTGTAACTTATGTTTATTCTCTTTTCAGTAAGGGAGTTCCCTGTTTTTCAAATCACTTTGCCACAAAGCTGCCCCAGCTCGACCCTGCAGCGCCTTCTTTCTCCGCCATCTCCAACCAGACTCCGCCCTCCTACAGCAACCTGATGGCCAGCCTCAACAGCCCAGGTGCTGTAACCCTCATTCACAATGAATCAAAAGCACCGCTCATGATTAGGTCCCAGTGCTCCACAAATACTGctgaagagaagaggccccactgtgctttttgtgttttcccttttcctgtagtcttatatatgtttttgtgcatgtaaatggtctgcaaaggctaaaatcccaaagttcacaccagagggagtttctctcccacctaAAACAACAAAATACTATACTAACATGTAAAAATAGAATTCTACATACATTATACATGTGTGCAAGCTGCTGCAGTTCTTGAGTGACATTTTAAATGCAATGAGGTAGAGATCAACATTACACAAAGTACAGAACAAAAGCCTCGGAGTTCTTGGAGTGTGCAGACAAGGCAAGGTCAAATGTCCATTCTCCCACAAAAAGAGTGTATATTGGACATTCAGAACACTAATATAGCAGCTAACAACTGTTTGCCATGTTAAGATATTGTGGTGTAATGGTGCTCTGAGTAAACACACAGAGGTAACAATGCAATCCAACATCGAGGAACTAGTGGGGACGGAGCCAGCTGTTTCCTACGTCTTGGCCCAAAAGCCGACTTGAACACCCAGAACAAACTAACCAGTGGAACACTAGCACTTACaatgcactacatttaaacTCGGGGAGGCTTCCCCCTGCATGTGGAGATAGTACAATTCCCCAGAAGCCAAACTACAATGTCTCTTTAATCTCAGTGTTTAATCTCTCTGTGTCATCTCCAAGGTCAATCCAGAGGGACAGATGTGGGCCAGCACCAGCTTTTATCTCAGGGGGGGTTGGCAGAGTATCACCCCCGTCCCATgcacagccccccccctctgcggAGAGCCAGTCTACCCCTTTTCACAACGACCTACAACGCTGCCAACCCAGCTCCACCTCTCCTTAACACCCTGGCTCACAACCAACCTCTGTTCCTCGATGCTCTGGAGAGCGGTTCCTCCCAGGCTCTGCAGACTGACACCAGGTCAGCTCGGTTCGCAGCAGACTGTGACATGAATACTAGACGATGATTTGAACAGGGATGAGTAGTACAGAGGACAGGCTGCAGACAGGAGCAGGGATCCTGTGAATTACTGATATATAATGATCCTGCAGACAGCGCCTGTGGAGGGCAGTCGGTTTCAGCTTGCTCTCTGAAATATTTGAGAAATCCTGCTGGGAGAAATAACGGTTAGGAATTGCTCTGTAGAAAATTATATGTCTTTGACTACTACTATTTATCACAGCTCTTAAATAAATCCCTTAATGCTAGGCAATATAAAACTAAATAATAGCAATGAATTTTAATGCATGTTTAGCTCCCTGAGCACCAGATTGACTTACTCTTCTCCAAATGGCCGGTTGTTTTCTGCCTTATTTGCATATACTCTTATTTGTTTTGGGAGTACAGAtgaagtgtttttgtttttttacgatACCTGTGTTTTTAAAACAATGCTACCCTTATTTCCCCCCTGTAGTGTCGCTGGATGCCTTTTCATTCTCTGTAGCTCAGCGGGCGGTGGTGGGCTGTGACGGCAGGTTTCATTCACACTGAATTGCAGATTATCGCTGTCTTTGCTTTTGAGTCCTTATGTGTGAACCATAAGACATATTCTCCTGTTGTGTTTAAAAGGGTGCTGTCATGACAGCTAGCTGATTTGAGTGACAAAATAATCATGACATTTGCAAAGGTTCCCAAAGTCTTTTATTGGGCCCTTTCTACACTTTGGGTGAGATCGATATAAAGACATATGGAAGTATCTgagcatataatatatataacgtCCCTGCAGTTACACATCGTATAtatttgaagatgttgttttgaCTAAATCCTTCTTTGTTTTGTCCGCAGTTCTCTATTTGACTTTGGGGATAAACTGGACTACCTAACCTCAGGCCAGCAGATCAACCCACTCTCCTACCAGCTCCAGACCTCCTACCCCTCCACTCAGCCCCAGCACCAACCTCAGGCATCTCTGTCCCACATGgcctacctcaccccctccccctACCTTACCCCCAACCCTCCAGATTCCAACCCTACCTCCTACCTGACCTTCGGCCCCGGGGGAAACTCCACTGGGATTGTGACCTACTCCACTGGAGGCCAAGCTTACTACCAGTCCCAGAGCGCAGGACAAATCCTGCTGCAGTCGGCCGGTCATCCTGGTGAGTCAATAAGATGAGATTTTATTAGACTTCCTcatggaaaaacaaaaacacaccaaTCGAAGGGGTTTAAGCACACTGTCAAAGAACCAGATATTTACCTACACTAAGAAGATTGTTTTGCAGGTGTGTTGGTTGTTTGTTTGCCTTATCAACAGgattaaagaaaaaatactgtCCAGATTTCCTTGAAACTTGGCAGAAAGATGTATCATGGGCCAAAAGAGTGGAAGAGTTTAATCCCTATCCAAGCCTTGAGTGCCCAGAATgctatcaccaaacattttctGTCCAGAAAAAGAACAACATCTTTTAATTCCCCAAAAAGTAGCCCACTCTGCTGCAGTTGGTTCTTGAGCAAGAACTATACCATTAACAGATGTGCTTATAAGTGTATTAGTTTGCCATTTTTACTTTTGACTCGTGACAATCAGCTCCTGCTGATTTTGTGCTGATTGCTCTCCGATAAAGCTCGATTGTCTCATTGAGTGGTCGGTGTTCTGCAGGTGGGATCCCAGCCTACCAGTCGTACCCCTGGGGCAGCATGTACAGCCAGCCAGCCCTGCACCAGCGCTCTCAGTGCCCTTACCCTGCCAGCCGAGGTGCTCGAGACCCCCAGCCGCCCTCCTCCAACACCCTGCCTCCCCCTTCTTACTTCATCCGGGAGGACCACGCCGTGCCCTCACATGCAAACTCCCAGCGATCATCccacaccagcagcagcagcagcagctgcaccATGGTCCTCCCCCCTGTGTCCACCCTGCGGCCCTCTCGCCTCAGAGCGGAGATCACTCCCACCAAGGCTGCCTCCCTGCTGTCTTCTCAGGTCAGCCCTGCCTCCCCAGACAGCTCTCCAGTGCCCCCGTGTGTCAAGATTGAGTATGACAGCCCTCGAGAGATTCACAGCCACTTCCACTGCGACTTCTCCCTCAATAATTTTTGAAGACATGTTTGTTTATGTGAGAGTGTGTGCTGTAAGTGTTAATATAATATCctgtttaaatgtaagtatttctgtgttttccatTTGTATTACTATTAGGATGTTCTCGATATTACTGTAAGCTGGTTCGGTTGGGCTGCCTAGCTGCAATAAATGCTCATTGTTCTGTTAATCCTTATTTATGCATTTGACCAGCATTGCTGTGATTTCAATCCGCAGTCTCCGACATGTTATGGCTCAGAGGAAAGTTTTTATTGAGAAAATGTGGTTGCAGACCGGAGAGGGGCGTGGGAGGCGGGTTAATTGCAAAGCGTAATTGTTCCCCACATCCCCATCAGTATGTGCATGCATATTCACATTTTGAATTAGTGTTTCAAACACACAAATAGGCCTTAATGCGAAGTTAAAAAAAGTATAGACAAAGTTTAAAGAGTGGACTGTGTAAACATTTTAATAGAAGCTCGCAACACCTTTGTCATAAGTTGTAATAGTTGACACATATTGtggaagttttatttatatagcacattttaaaaacgatttttggtcgagccaatgTGCTGTACGtgcaataaaaacactttactgCGATAGCAAAACggaagacaataaattacaacagcaaatataaaaatcaagcaCGTTCAAGTTCAAAGTAACTGACTCTTTTTTCAGTGTGGATAATTTACAACAATGTACAGATAAATCTCTCAGGAACACTCACTGACCCACTGAAAcatggtggtggtgatgatggaTTAGGGAAACGTTTAGGATCATTACTGCACAGACTGAtaatagatagatacttcagTGAGCCCCACGGAAATTCGTGTAGAAACTATAACAACCTCCAATGTCATATAATGATTTTCCAGCTATGTTTACAGAACCATAGGTTAAATTCTGCCCTGATAACACGCCTCAGTGACTCATCCTAATGGGATCTGCTGGTGATGTAAATGGCCTCAGGTCTGTCTTTAGGCCACAAGAGGACACTGTTCCTTCATGTGAGACGACCACATGCTGGGTTTATCTGACAGCATGTTGGGTTCTCAGACACCCCTCTGTCGTGGGATGTGAGACGGTCGATAATTCCATGGAGGGGAAACGGGACAGAGCTGTTTCCAGGGTAGAGGTATCCTAGACAATCACTGATGCTGCCCAAATCCTTAATCCATGTTGCCATCTGCTGTGTTCACACACCAACTGCACTCTCTGTTTATCCTTAGTATGCAAGCCAGGTGAAGGGCTTTTGGAAGCCAAATCTCTGTATGAAACTCCACCTCCAAAAGACCTACAGGCATCTTTTAAGACTAGATAAAAGACATCTGGGAACAATTGTCATTTTTTTGCTCTACGTATTGAAAGTAAAGCAACAAAAAGTTTCTTGTTTTAACTGTAGTTAATATTCCTGGTCCGTAGTCGTGCTGCATGTAAAGTAAAGTTTGAAGTGAAGCTTGGATGATGATGTGGGAGTAAGAGAAGGAACTGTTTGATGAGAGCGAAGAAGGAGGTGGCAGGGACCAGGGGAGCAGATAAAGGAGGGGGGAGACGGAGGAGTGAGGCAGTGTGTTGGTCGGGAAACAAGGGAGGAGAGCAGAGATGAGCTGTTGCTATGGGAGGAGAAGAGGATGATGGGTGGGCTCTGCCAGCAGGCGTGGGCGGGAGAAGAAGATGGGGATGAGGGAGAAGTGTGTTTGGAGCACAGGCGGTTCTGGGATGAACAGAACTCTTGGTTATGTAACTGCAGTGTTTGGGTTTTTAATGAACCTTGCTCTTCCTGCTCACTGGCTACTGAGCTGTTACTGTTGGCAGGAGCAGCGcagcataaacacacacacatacaaacttcATTTCTCAAAGTCTCCTGCataaagagacacacacaacacattcaTTTCAGGAATGAAAACCCTGTGAGTGTGAGATTTATCCAAACTCAGTGAAGCGGAGTTTCTACATGGACTTTAGTTTTAATTTGTGTAAAGGTCTGTATGTGTGTCTCGTGTCACTTCGCACAGTTTCAGCTTTCTTCCCATTCACATGTGAGGGAGCTTGCATGTGTTACTGAGGAGGGTTTCATGTAGGTTTAACTTTGTAATTAATTTCTCCACAACTTCCCTGGTGTGAacagagaggtgtgtgtgtgtgtgtgtgtgtgtgtgtgtgtgtgtgtgtgtgtgtgtgtgtgtgtgtatatatgtgaacACAGGTATGGGATGCTTCAGTTCAGCCGAATCCGCCATGTCAATATTTACTCAGTATTCTGAGATTTGAAGAAAGGGAACTTGTTTCAATATTTATGGCTGTGGTATAACAAGAAATCCTCGCACTCTTTccaaaccttctgacacacacacacacacacacacacacacacacacacacacacacacacacacacacacacacacacacacacacacacacacacacacacacacacacacacacacacacacacacacacacacacacacacacacacacattaaaaggGTAAAATACAGCCAGTTTATTGATGTAACTGATTGAAAGTAATGGGCTAATGTTGGTTGTGAAACAAAGCTGAAACGTGGCTTGGAGATCCTCCGGTGCTTTGCTGCTCTGGTCCAGGGTGTTGATTTTGAGTTTGTTTTGACAAAGATACAACAAATAGACTTGTGTTGGGTTCGGAGGAACAGATGACACGAGGGAGAACCGCTGGGGAAAACAACTTACAGGATAAAATGAATAGCTTAGTCTGTTCAAACGCTGTGTAAACAAGAATACAAACAGTGGCAGGCCCAGATTCGACTGAGATATAATATCTCACTTCACCATGTTGATAGTAAATATATTTGAGGAGAGCTGTGTACTTGTATAAAAATGCTAATGACATTCAGTGTGGCAGGGATGAAGAAAAGTGTTTTAGacttgttttcatttactcaaaGGGTCTGGCAGGACTATTGTGATGAATATCCTCTAAATGTAGCCGGCTGCAGTGGTCTGGCTGTTGGCAGAGAATAAGGAATTACAGGAACATTCACTTTTTTAGTAAAAAAGCAAATATGCTCTGTCTTTATATTAGATTTCTGTTTTGCTACTGGGGAAGGAAATGGTGAAGGACAAATTGGGAAAGGGGAAAATAACTTTTGGGCTGATAGTAAACTCAAGTCATTTGTGTAGGTTATCCAATTTGGATTGTGCTAAGTTAGAAAATCCTTTTgatttgactttttttattAATGATTAATATGATCATCATTTCCTAGAATCATTGATTGATTCATCGATTACTCAATCGATCGTTCTATAAAACGTCAGAAATGTCTTTGAAATTAAGTTTTTTAACAGAATTCAAacccaatatatatatatatatatatatatatatatatatatataaataatctaTAGATATATCTAGAGACGACTGAATATACCAGTAAAACACACTTGAGAAACGGCAACCAGCACATTTTGGGTTTGGCTAAAGAATAGACTTCTAGACTATTTATCAACATTGATGATGATTCATTTTCTGATTATTGATCATTTCAGAACATTTAGTTATAATAATGCCAACATTCAGTAATCCAAGCGAATCTTATGTTTTACAATAACGCTAATTATATTTGGGGGTTTTGACTGTTGGTCGAACGAAACAAGACattttaagtatttttacaCAGTGAACAATTAATTCGAatcataaaaataaaatataaccaAAAAGTGTTATTGGAACTGACCATCTAGTATTGTTATAGTGTCTGTTACACACAGTTGTTATTTTTATCAGTTTAAACAGATTTGAGGCTTTTATTCTCCACAGTTCACCTCTATTACCAAGCAACTCTAAACATGTGTAAACACCAGATGAGAAATTAGTTTCTTGGTTCTGTGAAATGGTTCACAAATACTGATGGATGCAGGTAAACCTCATCCAGCTCACTAATGTCCAGCCTGCCAAGCAGACCGAGGTTACATAaccggtatgtgtgtgtgtgtgtgtgtgtgtgtgtgtgtgtgtgtgtgtgtgtgtgtgtgtgtgtgtgtgtgtgtgtgtgtgtgtgtgtgtgtgtgtgtgtgtgtgtgtgcttgtgactGTACTAATTATGTTTGTGTGTTGACCAATATGTATACGATTATGACTGTGTATTCTCTTATAAGCCCTTAGAGGACACGCTGTCCAGGAATAACATCTCGAATTTTTAATCTCAGGCCAATCGCCaattaaataaacacacacacacttgatttTACAGCTTGTTCAGTAGGAAATCTGTCTGGCCAGTTACTGTACAGCTTGAGCCCTAATTCCTCTTCCCCTCCCAGACTTACGCCCTGAATTGCGGCTTGTTCAGGTCGTGTGGTTgggtggaggtgtgtgtgtgtggaggaggaggaaggggtgGTGCGGAGGAATGCAGGGTTGGGTCAGGTGGAGCGG
This region includes:
- the nobox gene encoding uncharacterized protein nobox — its product is MEEHCDLAEDLDCPSLLCEELEDLETKNHQGRRREGEERVFNQTKDDEAGEETGREHEEREEERKRKDVDLENELMATEEEEQVRPESRLGAEEEQMEDDKIENNKDTIADKQEAKETKSLEEKNEKKKGRKRCGRKPSERVRNRRGYKDVSERYEEESRIQEASAMSSEESSAPAEPPIGLMNSCDLSDPAFLGCGGAGLYCPPPAPLPLLYSTQPPVPIQPAPPLPHGTKRPCSPSVLYSHSLQGPQPDEMEINRVYSTRHSIRYSSRGRGLSLPLLPGVEVVDNGLLPPPPKKKTRTLYSTDQLEHLEALFQEDHYPDAEKRKVIAASVGVTPQRIMVWFQNRRAKWRKVERSITARGEHRQSRAGSSSSPLHHPINPSLEPNSKGVPCFSNHFATKLPQLDPAAPSFSAISNQTPPSYSNLMASLNSPGQSRGTDVGQHQLLSQGGLAEYHPRPMHSPPPLRRASLPLFTTTYNAANPAPPLLNTLAHNQPLFLDALESGSSQALQTDTSSLFDFGDKLDYLTSGQQINPLSYQLQTSYPSTQPQHQPQASLSHMAYLTPSPYLTPNPPDSNPTSYLTFGPGGNSTGIVTYSTGGQAYYQSQSAGQILLQSAGHPGGIPAYQSYPWGSMYSQPALHQRSQCPYPASRGARDPQPPSSNTLPPPSYFIREDHAVPSHANSQRSSHTSSSSSSCTMVLPPVSTLRPSRLRAEITPTKAASLLSSQVSPASPDSSPVPPCVKIEYDSPREIHSHFHCDFSLNNF